One region of Trichosurus vulpecula isolate mTriVul1 chromosome 1, mTriVul1.pri, whole genome shotgun sequence genomic DNA includes:
- the LOC118833808 gene encoding 60S ribosomal protein L23-like, whose amino-acid sequence MSKRGCGGSSGGKFRFSLGLPVGAVINCADNTGAKNLYIISVKGIKGRSNRLPAAGVGDMVMATVRKGKPELRKKAHPAVVIRQRKSYRRKDGVFLYFEDNAGVMVNNKGEMKGSAVMGPVAKECADLWRRIASNAGSIA is encoded by the coding sequence ATGTCTAAGCGAGGATGTGGTGGGTCATCTGGAGGAAAGTTCCGATTTTCCTTGGGTCTCCCAGTGGGAGCTGTCATCAATTGTGCTGATAACACAGGTGCCAAGAACCTGTACATCATCTCTGTGAAGGGGATTAAGGGAAGATCGAACAGGCTTCCTGCAGCTGGTGTGGGTGATATGGTAATGGCCACAGTCAGAAAGGGGAAACCAGAGCTCCGGAAAAAGGCTCATCCAGCAGTGGTAATACGGCAACGGAAGTCCTATCGGAGAAAAGATGGTGTGTTCCTATATTTTGAAGACAATGCAGGAGTCATGGTAAACAACAAAGGCGAGATGAAGGGTTCAGCTGTGATGGGGCCGGTTGCCAAGGAGTGTGCTGACTTGTGGCGGAGGATTGCATCTAATGCCGGCAGCATTGCTTGA